The Rhinoderma darwinii isolate aRhiDar2 chromosome 8, aRhiDar2.hap1, whole genome shotgun sequence genome has a window encoding:
- the C8G gene encoding complement component C8 gamma chain, whose translation MSTPKFILILVILCTPPYTWGQRNKKPPERPIDKIQSAANFDLKQFSGKWYLLSVASDCNYLKTDNHRVEATVIQASPSQNSRGVETMAVSTFRKMDGICWEIKHSYLPSKSAKSRFTMKAQGYIGSLDMVVGETDYQNYAILYYQRTNKITLKLYGRKTSVSDNIYRKFDDLAVKQGIDLEHLYPFPSYGFCETADQFHILNEVPR comes from the exons ATGTCAACCCCAAAATTCATCCTCATCCTTGTGATTCTGTGCACCCCtccttatacctgggggcaaaggaACAAGAAGCCGCCGGAGAGGCCGATAGACAAGATACAGAGCGCGGCCAACTTCGACCTCAAGCAG TTTTCAGGGAAGTGGTATCTTCTATCAGTCGCTTCGGACTGTAATTACTTGAAGACAGACAACCATCGCGTTGAGGCCACCGTCATTCAGGCCTCGCCGTCTCAGAACAGCCGGGGAGTGGAGACGATGGCGGTCAGCACATTCCGGAAGAT GGACGGAATCTGTTGGGAGATCAAACATTCTTATCTGCCGAGCAAATCAGCTAAGAGCAGGTTTACCATGAAAG CACAGGGATATATAGGATCACTAGACATGGTCGTGGGGGAGACGGATTACCAGAATTATGCCATATTGTATTACCAGCGGACGAACAAGATAACCCTGAAACTCTACG GACGTAAAACATCTGTGAGTGATAATATCTACCGGAAGTTTGATGATCTTGCTGTAAAGCAGGGAATAGACCTGGAGCATCTCTATCCTTTTCCATCGTACG GGTTCTGCGAGACGGCGGATCAGTTCCATATTCTCAATG AAGTCCCAAGATGA
- the LOC142658567 gene encoding lipocalin, which translates to MKGLMLSLALVALSALCAYGDVPIQPDFQEDKILGKWYGIGLASNSAWFQSKKQQMKMCTTVITPTADGNLDVVATYPKLDRCEKKSMTYVKTEQPGRFLSKSPRYGSDHIIRVVETNYDEYTLMHTIKTKGNEVNTIVSLFGRGKELRPELLEKFQQLAKEQGLSDDNILILPQTDNCM; encoded by the exons atgaagggactcatgCTCAGCTTAGCCCTTGTCGCCCTGTCTGCCCTGTGTGCCTACGGGGATGTGCCCATACAGCCGGACTTCCAAGAGGATAAG ATTTTAGGAAAGTGGTACGGCATAGGATTGGCCTCCAACTCTGCCTGGTTCCAGTCCAAGAAGCAGCAGATGAAGATGTGTACGACCGTCATCACCCCCACTGCTGATGGGAACCTCGATGTCGTCGCCACCTATCCCAa GCTGGATCGATGTGAAAAGAAGAGCATGACCTATGTCAAGACCGAGCAACCCGGACGCTTCCTGTCCAAGAGTCCAC GTTACGGCAGCGACCACATCATCCGTGTGGTGGAGACCAACTACGATGAATACACGTTGATGCACACGATCAAGACCAAAGGCAATGAGGTCAACACCATCGTGTCTCTGTTTG GCAGAGGGAAGGAACTGAGACCTGAGCTCCTGGAGAAATTCCAACAACTGGCGAAGGAACAAGGACTGAGCGATGACAACATCCTAATTCTGCCTCAAACtg ATAACTGCATGTAG